One Campylobacter sp. RM16192 genomic region harbors:
- the cas2 gene encoding CRISPR-associated endonuclease Cas2: MYVILFYDIVGAEFKEKNNANRIRKAVEKYLPRVQFSVFEGEIRQSDFKKLAAILQKECIKELDSIIIYTFNSLKYSDRIVIGQDKNQSLFS, from the coding sequence TTGTATGTAATACTATTTTATGACATTGTGGGCGCAGAGTTTAAAGAGAAAAACAATGCAAATCGCATAAGAAAAGCAGTGGAAAAATATCTGCCGCGCGTGCAGTTTTCTGTTTTTGAGGGCGAGATAAGGCAGAGTGATTTTAAGAAGTTAGCCGCAATCTTGCAAAAAGAGTGCATAAAAGAGCTTGATTCCATCATCATATACACATTTAACTCGCTTAAATATTCAGATAGAATAGTAATCGGGCAGGATAAAAATCAATCACTTTTTAGCTAG
- the cas4 gene encoding CRISPR-associated protein Cas4 yields MFSKDQIAGTLVNYYITCKREAWLYAHHIYPDQEDENMALGRVMAEIKEQNLQDFAFANLKFDKLSKERGHYLVTEYKKSLKNPEAGKMQLLFYLYLLKIGLRLKDVKGRLISGKSVFLVDASEENLNMIKEILIDIEKLVNMPTAPKFEYKKICDNCAYRNYCM; encoded by the coding sequence ATGTTTAGCAAGGATCAAATAGCCGGTACTCTCGTCAATTATTATATTACCTGCAAGCGTGAAGCTTGGCTTTACGCACACCATATATATCCAGATCAAGAAGATGAAAATATGGCTTTAGGCAGAGTGATGGCAGAGATAAAGGAGCAGAATTTACAAGATTTTGCCTTTGCAAATCTAAAATTTGATAAACTTTCAAAGGAGCGCGGACACTATTTGGTGACCGAATATAAAAAGAGTTTAAAAAATCCGGAAGCAGGCAAGATGCAGTTGTTGTTTTATCTCTATCTTTTAAAAATCGGATTAAGGCTAAAAGATGTAAAAGGCAGGCTGATAAGCGGCAAAAGCGTGTTCTTAGTAGATGCAAGTGAAGAAAATTTAAATATGATAAAAGAGATTTTAATCGATATAGAAAAACTTGTAAATATGCCAACAGCCCCAAAATTTGAGTATAAAAAGATATGCGATAATTGTGCATATAGAAATTATTGTATGTGA
- the cas3 gene encoding CRISPR-associated helicase Cas3', whose amino-acid sequence MEISDQFNSHPKKPYNSHIGNINNSFGDDLDHIETSSYHDIAKLADKFQTYISLETKDFESKEEFKKAREKLKTTHTLESAFIYFFAKENKNINFLANFFSILKHHSDLPDILEFIKGYLSVINFKDSINQKVQTSQDICKIAKIDANINIRSFMKYFLALERNFKQFQNLDNFFIFKKRYSRLILADKFEAIFSKPYSNVDILSKEKIDFYLYKISQIINEKQKKDANNYKTKAREVIFKNFKNNTEKDKFLIKAPTGIGKTFLALSLALEISKIKGNKRRIITAIPFTSIIDQTHDVYENVIGKDSVLKYHHLTKYTQKSINCSEEDEKEQFSQKIFLADIWQENFIVTTFNQLFYIFFSNHNRDNLKLETLRDSVIIIDEIQNIPRVLLKPISIAFNEFAKRYNIHFIIMSATMPHIQAELENFTELSVPEFYSQKQDRYKLIYKSNLSDFENLKDEILKNKNRNVLCVVNTIFKAKKLYEMIKKEIENKANIYLLTTHQIPLHRIELINEIRLKLRNDKDKIILISTQLIEAGVDLGFDVGFREFAPFGAIIQTAGRVNREGVNKISDVIVFDYLDNSSLPYHNTDLQEKKMKEILSNNIKESQIYDVLEGYFNDTKYETTSINLLDYAKNLDFQTLFTKFNCNFMPNQPWKVSLFIEQEEGQFNKFLENRETILQAYDDKFEAIARIKDLEKDLGLYTISVSEKLISQIKCNIREMFGRYILPPSDFYNKKDGFLPELTIIEEAFM is encoded by the coding sequence ATGGAGATTTCCGATCAATTTAATTCTCATCCAAAAAAACCATATAATTCGCATATCGGCAATATAAATAATAGTTTTGGCGATGATTTAGATCATATCGAGACAAGTTCTTATCACGACATAGCTAAACTTGCTGATAAATTTCAAACATACATTAGTCTTGAGACAAAAGATTTTGAATCTAAAGAAGAATTTAAAAAGGCAAGAGAGAAGCTAAAGACAACACATACGCTAGAAAGCGCTTTTATATATTTTTTTGCTAAAGAAAACAAGAATATAAATTTCTTAGCTAATTTTTTTAGTATTTTAAAGCATCACTCCGACCTACCTGATATTCTAGAATTTATAAAAGGCTATCTGTCTGTAATTAATTTTAAAGATAGCATCAATCAAAAAGTTCAGACATCTCAAGATATTTGTAAAATTGCTAAAATAGATGCAAATATTAATATTCGTAGTTTTATGAAATATTTTTTAGCGTTAGAAAGAAATTTTAAGCAATTTCAAAATTTAGACAACTTTTTTATTTTTAAAAAGCGATATTCACGATTAATTTTAGCAGATAAATTTGAAGCTATATTTTCTAAGCCATATAGTAATGTGGATATTTTAAGTAAAGAAAAAATTGATTTTTATTTGTATAAAATAAGTCAAATAATAAATGAAAAGCAGAAAAAAGATGCGAATAATTACAAAACAAAAGCCAGAGAAGTAATCTTTAAAAATTTTAAAAACAATACTGAAAAAGACAAATTTTTAATCAAAGCCCCAACCGGTATCGGCAAGACATTTTTAGCTCTTAGTTTGGCTTTAGAAATTTCTAAAATAAAAGGTAATAAAAGGCGCATAATAACGGCTATTCCATTTACTTCTATAATAGACCAGACACATGATGTATATGAAAATGTGATAGGTAAAGATAGTGTTTTAAAATATCATCATCTGACAAAATATACACAAAAATCCATAAATTGCAGCGAGGAAGATGAAAAAGAACAGTTTTCGCAAAAAATATTTTTAGCAGATATTTGGCAAGAAAATTTTATCGTGACTACTTTTAATCAATTATTTTATATATTTTTTTCGAATCACAATAGGGATAATTTAAAGCTTGAAACTCTTAGAGATAGCGTTATAATAATAGACGAGATACAAAATATACCTAGAGTATTATTAAAGCCGATTTCTATTGCATTTAATGAGTTTGCAAAGAGATACAACATTCATTTTATTATTATGTCGGCTACTATGCCGCATATTCAAGCTGAACTTGAAAATTTTACCGAGCTTTCTGTGCCAGAATTTTATAGCCAAAAGCAAGATAGATATAAACTTATTTATAAGTCAAATTTGAGTGATTTTGAAAATTTAAAAGATGAAATTTTAAAGAATAAAAATAGAAATGTTCTTTGTGTTGTTAATACTATTTTTAAAGCTAAAAAACTATACGAAATGATAAAAAAAGAAATTGAAAATAAGGCAAATATTTATCTTTTGACTACTCACCAAATTCCGCTTCATAGAATTGAGTTGATTAATGAGATTAGATTGAAGTTGCGCAATGATAAAGATAAGATTATTTTGATTTCAACACAACTTATAGAGGCTGGAGTTGATCTTGGCTTTGATGTTGGATTTCGTGAATTTGCACCTTTTGGTGCTATTATTCAGACTGCAGGCAGGGTAAATCGAGAGGGGGTTAATAAAATCTCGGACGTTATTGTTTTTGATTATTTAGATAATAGTTCACTTCCGTATCACAATACGGATTTGCAAGAGAAAAAAATGAAAGAAATTTTATCTAACAATATAAAAGAGAGTCAAATTTACGATGTTTTAGAAGGATATTTTAATGATACGAAATATGAAACTACTAGTATAAATTTGCTAGATTATGCTAAAAATTTGGATTTTCAAACATTATTTACAAAATTTAACTGTAATTTTATGCCAAATCAGCCTTGGAAGGTATCACTTTTTATAGAACAAGAAGAAGGGCAATTTAATAAATTTTTAGAAAATAGAGAGACTATCCTGCAAGCATATGATGATAAATTTGAAGCTATCGCACGTATTAAAGATCTGGAAAAGGATTTGGGATTATATACTATATCGGTTAGTGAAAAATTAATTTCGCAAATAAAATGCAATATAAGAGAGATGTTCGGACGATATATTTTACCTCCGAGTGATTTTTATAACAAAAAAGATGGATTTTTGCCTGAATTAACTATTATCGAAGAGGCTTTTATGTAA
- the cas5 gene encoding CRISPR-associated protein Cas5, which produces MFAFKVWGKFACFKDPLGISQNITLPIPPKTAVSGMLAALLGVEDYLNDSKFSGFKYSVVLGNSIIKKTFSQNYINDYTKNTKTHINNLLKFNIEKIANGLRDIKAPQKPINRELLINPKYIIFIDEFELEAEAIHNLKNRICKFSFYLGNSEFAGNFEFLEINKFENLYFDEVGIDSFLLECDIKNIDFEDSVLYSPLSFATALDADRSPIASKNLILSNNKIRAKNIEAFKITCGDKIYHCRFV; this is translated from the coding sequence ATGTTTGCTTTTAAAGTTTGGGGAAAATTTGCTTGCTTTAAAGATCCTTTAGGTATTAGTCAAAATATTACTTTGCCTATTCCGCCGAAGACAGCCGTTTCAGGAATGCTCGCGGCTTTGCTTGGAGTAGAAGATTATTTAAATGATAGTAAGTTTTCAGGTTTTAAATACAGTGTAGTTTTAGGAAATTCAATCATAAAAAAGACTTTTTCGCAAAATTATATAAACGATTACACTAAAAATACAAAAACTCATATTAATAATTTGCTTAAATTTAATATAGAAAAAATAGCAAATGGACTTAGGGATATAAAAGCTCCTCAAAAGCCGATCAACAGAGAGCTATTGATTAACCCTAAGTATATAATCTTTATTGATGAATTTGAGCTTGAGGCTGAAGCGATTCATAATCTTAAAAATAGAATTTGTAAATTTTCATTTTATCTTGGCAATAGTGAATTTGCCGGTAATTTTGAGTTCTTAGAAATAAATAAATTTGAAAATTTATATTTTGATGAGGTCGGGATAGACTCATTTTTATTGGAATGCGATATAAAAAATATAGACTTTGAAGATAGTGTTTTATATTCGCCTTTAAGTTTTGCTACTGCTTTAGATGCCGACAGATCGCCCATCGCAAGTAAAAATTTGATTTTATCTAACAATAAAATAAGAGCTAAAAATATTGAGGCTTTTAAAATAACTTGTGGCGATAAAATTTATCATTGCAGATTTGTATAA
- the cas7b gene encoding type I-B CRISPR-associated protein Cas7/Csh2, with amino-acid sequence MSELAKHSEILFLWDAKMTNPNGDMLNDNAPRYDESDRKAVVSDVRVKRTIRDDLQNRKERTIFVNNAEQVQSAETRFAELKNALKLKDDKEVFLSCIDNRLFGGVAPKSNIQIIGAVQFSWAKSLNETETILSQGTGAFGKDNSQNKTFRTDNYIPYGLFAMYGTINSINAKKSNASEDDVADMLDSMWQGTKLLNTRSKVGQKPRMLIRVIYKDTYMIGLLDELVRIDNENSQQLRSFNECELNFTNLINSLRNMSEKIEKVVIFYDETARQYIDNFKNISINLEVKEL; translated from the coding sequence ATGAGTGAGTTAGCAAAACATAGTGAAATTTTATTTTTGTGGGATGCGAAAATGACAAATCCCAATGGTGATATGCTAAATGATAACGCGCCAAGATATGATGAAAGCGATAGAAAGGCTGTAGTAAGTGATGTCAGGGTCAAAAGAACAATCAGAGATGATCTCCAAAATAGAAAAGAAAGAACTATTTTTGTAAATAATGCAGAGCAGGTACAATCTGCGGAGACTAGATTTGCAGAACTTAAAAATGCACTAAAGCTAAAAGATGATAAAGAAGTTTTTCTAAGCTGTATAGATAATAGACTTTTTGGTGGAGTTGCGCCCAAAAGCAATATCCAAATCATCGGAGCGGTGCAGTTTTCGTGGGCAAAGTCTTTAAATGAAACCGAGACTATTTTATCCCAAGGAACAGGCGCTTTTGGAAAGGACAATAGCCAAAATAAGACTTTTAGAACAGACAACTATATACCTTATGGGCTTTTCGCTATGTATGGCACAATAAACTCTATAAATGCTAAAAAATCAAATGCTAGCGAAGATGATGTTGCCGATATGCTTGATTCTATGTGGCAAGGAACAAAGTTGCTAAATACCAGAAGTAAGGTCGGTCAAAAACCTAGAATGCTTATTAGAGTAATTTATAAAGATACTTATATGATAGGATTACTTGATGAGCTTGTAAGAATTGATAATGAAAATTCGCAACAGCTTCGTAGTTTTAATGAGTGTGAATTAAATTTTACAAATTTAATAAACTCTCTAAGAAATATGAGTGAAAAGATAGAAAAAGTTGTGATTTTTTATGATGAAACAGCAAGACAATATATTGATAATTTTAAAAATATAAGCATCAATTTAGAGGTTAAAGAATTATAA
- a CDS encoding TM1802 family CRISPR-associated protein — translation MGLAHKLYKIGILIDDDKTKDMVENHNFKESEYTTLVVDFKIQDDKLIDKPIISKSSLDNLKTFFTKKIGGTSNSYYLYPNYEYQKESDLYKKFQAISHTIKNSIMVYANDKNISLAKIVFDYIDNYKVDELNLKSYQKNDYFLVLLINGKTFYELMPEVLKNYIDEFVEPHIKDKNDKPFLKEQIDIISGKKELCGYSPNIKFFTMDNYDDIFKVQMIDKMPMSKDTAKAIKKGWMFAVNNLKFYYKGLEYIIIPSMLNFDEEVFNDMLYSLKESKNNLESFASREESFIWSLEDQVEKVINIDSLTLDILFTKVNTTNLSVQIFSTLEDIIPSRIRQVANLMKDNYISDSLYVVKNEDQNIKYTYLRDYFRNIEQFKNSNGLKGLENKIFQERIYLAKLLLGYLKIDYLELLKRFEHFREFDAANKKRMNSEKKDVKDWIVYPRKYVENEDKILEFLKKIDAIKDKNGTFF, via the coding sequence ATGGGACTGGCGCATAAACTTTATAAAATCGGTATTTTAATAGATGATGACAAAACCAAGGATATGGTTGAAAATCATAATTTTAAAGAGAGCGAATATACAACCTTGGTTGTTGATTTTAAAATACAAGATGATAAATTAATAGACAAACCGATTATTTCTAAGTCATCTTTAGATAATCTAAAAACATTTTTTACTAAAAAAATCGGAGGTACTAGTAATTCATATTATCTATATCCAAATTACGAGTATCAGAAAGAAAGCGACTTATATAAAAAATTTCAAGCTATCTCTCATACTATAAAAAATTCTATTATGGTTTATGCGAATGATAAAAATATTTCTTTAGCAAAAATTGTATTTGACTATATAGATAACTACAAAGTTGATGAGCTTAATTTAAAGTCATATCAAAAAAATGATTATTTTCTTGTTTTATTAATAAATGGCAAGACTTTTTATGAGCTTATGCCTGAGGTTTTAAAAAACTATATAGATGAGTTTGTAGAGCCTCACATAAAAGATAAAAATGATAAACCTTTTTTAAAAGAGCAGATAGATATTATCAGTGGGAAAAAAGAACTATGCGGGTACAGCCCAAATATAAAATTTTTTACTATGGATAATTATGATGATATTTTTAAAGTGCAAATGATAGACAAAATGCCTATGTCAAAAGATACTGCAAAAGCCATAAAAAAAGGTTGGATGTTTGCTGTAAATAATCTCAAATTTTACTATAAAGGGCTGGAGTATATAATAATTCCATCAATGTTAAATTTTGACGAAGAAGTTTTCAATGATATGTTATATTCTTTGAAAGAATCTAAAAATAACTTAGAAAGCTTTGCTTCTAGAGAAGAGAGTTTTATCTGGTCACTTGAAGATCAAGTAGAAAAAGTGATAAATATAGATAGCCTAACACTTGATATACTGTTTACTAAAGTTAATACTACAAATTTATCTGTTCAGATATTTTCTACACTAGAAGACATAATACCTAGCAGAATAAGACAAGTGGCAAATTTAATGAAAGATAATTATATAAGTGATAGTTTATACGTAGTGAAAAATGAAGATCAAAATATAAAATACACATATTTGAGAGATTATTTTAGAAATATTGAGCAGTTTAAAAACAGTAATGGCTTAAAGGGATTGGAAAATAAAATTTTTCAGGAAAGAATTTATTTGGCAAAGCTGCTTTTGGGCTATTTAAAGATAGATTATTTAGAGCTTTTAAAGAGATTTGAGCACTTTAGAGAATTTGATGCAGCAAATAAAAAAAGAATGAATTCTGAAAAAAAAGATGTGAAAGACTGGATAGTATATCCAAGAAAATATGTTGAAAATGAGGATAAAATTTTAGAGTTTTTAAAAAAAATAGATGCGATAAAGGATAAAAATGGAACTTTTTTCTGA
- a CDS encoding CRISPR-associated endoribonuclease Cas6 — MLIINSKLSTTNIKVAKILPELIQGFIYHNLPESEHIGYRHKKTGKIFKKTNFDFSLRGLNLQIRFTSHEPKFEELIAMEILKNGLKLGEIYLLDTNISISSHRVNELESNSVLLKGYVACAIQGLLGYKIYLEPQDSRHLEMMKTNASQRFDTIKGYEYDGEFELNLKWQNLSKPVLFYYGNNNAPMRAWQAIWEIKAGSEMINLILDTGVGSGCMSVGTGFLEVVKEN, encoded by the coding sequence ATGCTTATTATAAATTCTAAACTTTCCACTACAAATATTAAAGTTGCAAAAATTTTGCCAGAGCTTATACAAGGCTTCATATATCACAACTTGCCAGAAAGCGAGCATATCGGATATAGACATAAAAAGACAGGCAAAATATTTAAGAAAACAAATTTTGATTTTAGTTTGAGAGGTTTAAATTTGCAGATAAGATTTACTTCGCATGAGCCAAAATTTGAAGAGCTTATTGCCATGGAAATTTTAAAAAACGGTCTTAAGCTAGGTGAAATTTATCTGCTGGACACTAACATATCAATATCATCTCATAGAGTTAATGAGCTAGAAAGTAATAGTGTTTTGTTAAAAGGTTATGTAGCTTGCGCTATACAAGGGCTTTTGGGATATAAAATCTATCTTGAGCCTCAGGATTCAAGGCATCTTGAAATGATGAAAACTAATGCATCGCAGAGATTTGATACTATAAAAGGATATGAATATGACGGCGAATTTGAGCTTAATTTAAAATGGCAAAACCTTTCTAAGCCTGTTTTATTTTATTATGGTAATAATAATGCGCCAATGCGTGCATGGCAGGCTATATGGGAAATAAAGGCTGGTAGCGAGATGATAAATTTGATACTTGATACAGGTGTCGGAAGCGGATGCATGAGCGTGGGAACGGGATTTTTGGAGGTTGTAAAAGAAAATTAA
- the moaC gene encoding cyclic pyranopterin monophosphate synthase MoaC — MLTHIDEKNRPKMVDVSEKSITTRIAVASGIIKMSEAAFNAIKENTGKKGPVLQTAVVAAITGAKKTSELIPMCHPLLISGIDCDIVEIPEITAFKLIVSVKIDGKTGVEMEALTGVSIGLLTIYDMIKAIDKTMQITDIMLESKSGGKSGEYLRAK, encoded by the coding sequence ATGCTAACACATATAGATGAAAAAAATCGTCCAAAAATGGTAGATGTAAGTGAAAAATCGATAACTACGAGAATAGCTGTAGCAAGTGGAATAATCAAAATGAGCGAAGCTGCATTCAATGCTATCAAAGAAAATACCGGCAAAAAGGGTCCTGTATTGCAAACAGCAGTAGTAGCGGCAATAACAGGAGCAAAAAAGACAAGCGAACTAATCCCGATGTGCCATCCTCTACTAATCAGCGGTATAGATTGCGATATAGTAGAAATCCCGGAAATTACCGCATTCAAACTCATAGTAAGCGTCAAGATAGACGGCAAAACAGGCGTGGAGATGGAAGCGCTAACCGGAGTTAGCATAGGCCTTTTAACTATTTACGACATGATAAAGGCTATAGATAAAACCATGCAGATAACAGACATAATGCTTGAAAGTAAAAGCGGAGGTAAAAGTGGCGAATATTTGCGAGCTAAATAA
- a CDS encoding HP0495 family protein — MANICELNKEPKIEYPNFWEYKVIFEKDQNAHKIVLDIVGDREHKLVVSKSSKEGKYKSYNLSVMVNSNEERLELFSALRHVSKYVL, encoded by the coding sequence GTGGCGAATATTTGCGAGCTAAATAAAGAGCCAAAGATAGAATATCCAAATTTTTGGGAGTATAAAGTAATTTTTGAAAAAGATCAAAATGCGCATAAAATCGTGCTTGATATTGTAGGTGACAGAGAGCATAAGCTGGTTGTCTCAAAATCAAGCAAAGAGGGCAAATATAAAAGCTACAATCTAAGTGTTATGGTCAATTCCAACGAGGAGCGCTTGGAGCTATTTTCGGCCTTAAGGCATGTTTCAAAATACGTATTATAG
- a CDS encoding LemA family protein: MEIVIGFLILIALLVFYVISIYNSLVAKRNQVANIEAGVDTQLKRRYDLLPNLVAAANQYLIHERELLEKITELRSRAKNATTQKEKFDLNAKISNLLPSVKLMFEAYPELKANENVLYLQESLNDVEEQISAARRAYNSAVEIYNNAVEMFPSNLIANSMSFQKAKFFDIPQIESKNHNVSELFKHS; the protein is encoded by the coding sequence ATGGAAATTGTCATAGGGTTCTTAATACTTATCGCACTTTTGGTATTTTATGTAATAAGTATTTACAACTCATTGGTTGCTAAACGAAATCAAGTAGCAAATATCGAAGCCGGTGTTGATACTCAGCTAAAGCGTAGATATGATCTACTTCCAAATTTAGTAGCCGCTGCAAATCAATATTTGATTCATGAAAGAGAGCTTCTGGAAAAGATTACCGAGCTTAGATCTAGGGCTAAAAATGCCACGACACAAAAAGAAAAATTTGATTTAAACGCTAAAATTTCAAATTTACTGCCAAGCGTTAAGCTTATGTTTGAAGCATATCCTGAGCTAAAAGCAAATGAAAATGTGCTCTATTTACAAGAGAGTTTAAATGATGTAGAAGAGCAAATTTCAGCTGCTAGACGTGCGTATAATTCGGCAGTTGAGATATATAATAATGCAGTTGAGATGTTTCCTTCGAATTTAATTGCAAATTCTATGAGCTTTCAAAAAGCTAAATTTTTTGATATTCCTCAGATTGAATCCAAAAATCACAATGTAAGTGAACTGTTTAAACACAGTTAG
- the typA gene encoding translational GTPase TypA produces the protein MENIRNIAVIAHVDHGKTTMVDELLKQSGTFGEHQSVGERVMDSNDIERERGITILSKNTAIRYKGSKINIIDTPGHADFGGEVERVLKMVDGVLLLVDAQEGVMPQTKFVVKKALSLGLRPIVVVNKIDKPAGDPDRVVNEIFDLFVALEANDEQLEFPVVYAAARSGYAKLNLSDENINMEPLFETILSHVPAPTGDIKNPLQLQVFTLDYDNYVGKIGIARIFNGKISKNQNVMLVKADGTKSTGRISKLIGFLGLERRDTDEAQVGDIVAIAGFDALDVGDSVVDPNSPMPLDPLRIEEPTLSVVFSVNDSPLAGTEGKHVTSNKIDERLSSEMKTNIAMKYENQGEGKFKVSGRGELQITILAENMRREGFEFCLGRPEVIVKEINGIRCEPFELLVIDVPDEFSGTVIEKLGRRKAEMVSMHPTGDGQTRIEFEIPARGLIGFRSQFLTDTKGEGIMNHSFLEFRPLSGSVEQRSNGALVSMENGVTLAYSLWNLQDRGVMFVDPQTKVYVGMIIGEHSRPNDLDVNPIKGKNLTNVRASGSDDAIKLVPPRKLSLERALEWIEEDELVEVTPINIRVRKRYLDPTVRRRMAKSKE, from the coding sequence CAATACTTTCAAAAAATACAGCCATAAGATATAAAGGCTCTAAGATAAATATTATCGACACTCCGGGTCACGCTGACTTTGGAGGAGAAGTTGAGCGTGTACTAAAGATGGTTGATGGTGTGCTTTTGCTCGTAGATGCGCAAGAAGGCGTTATGCCTCAGACTAAATTTGTGGTAAAAAAGGCCTTGTCTCTAGGGCTTAGACCGATAGTTGTAGTAAATAAGATAGATAAGCCTGCAGGCGATCCAGACCGCGTAGTAAATGAAATTTTTGATCTTTTTGTAGCGCTTGAAGCAAATGATGAGCAGCTTGAATTTCCTGTAGTGTATGCTGCTGCTAGAAGCGGATATGCAAAGTTAAATTTAAGCGATGAAAATATTAATATGGAGCCGCTTTTTGAAACTATTTTATCTCACGTTCCAGCCCCGACAGGCGATATAAAAAATCCTCTTCAACTCCAAGTTTTTACACTTGATTACGACAACTATGTCGGCAAAATAGGCATTGCGCGTATATTTAACGGCAAAATTTCTAAAAATCAAAATGTTATGCTGGTTAAGGCTGACGGCACAAAATCTACCGGCAGGATTTCAAAGTTAATAGGATTTTTAGGACTTGAAAGACGCGATACAGACGAGGCTCAAGTGGGCGATATCGTAGCTATCGCAGGATTTGACGCTCTTGACGTGGGAGATAGTGTAGTGGATCCAAATTCTCCTATGCCACTTGATCCGCTTCGCATAGAAGAGCCTACTTTAAGCGTGGTATTTAGCGTAAACGATAGTCCTCTAGCAGGCACTGAGGGCAAACACGTAACTTCTAATAAGATTGACGAGAGACTATCTAGCGAGATGAAAACAAATATCGCAATGAAATACGAAAATCAAGGCGAGGGTAAATTCAAAGTTAGTGGACGTGGCGAGCTTCAGATAACGATTTTGGCTGAAAATATGCGTCGTGAAGGATTTGAATTTTGTCTTGGCAGACCCGAAGTTATCGTAAAAGAAATTAACGGCATAAGATGTGAGCCGTTTGAGCTACTTGTGATAGATGTGCCTGATGAATTTAGTGGAACAGTTATCGAAAAACTCGGACGCAGAAAGGCCGAGATGGTCTCTATGCACCCAACGGGCGACGGACAAACCAGAATCGAATTTGAAATCCCTGCACGTGGACTAATCGGCTTTAGAAGTCAATTTTTGACTGACACTAAAGGCGAAGGCATTATGAATCATAGCTTTTTGGAATTCCGTCCGCTAAGTGGAAGTGTGGAGCAAAGAAGCAATGGCGCACTAGTTTCTATGGAAAATGGAGTAACATTGGCTTACAGTCTTTGGAATTTACAAGATAGGGGCGTGATGTTTGTAGATCCTCAAACAAAGGTTTATGTTGGAATGATAATTGGAGAGCACAGTCGTCCAAACGATCTTGATGTAAACCCTATCAAAGGCAAAAATTTAACTAACGTGCGTGCAAGCGGAAGCGATGATGCCATAAAGCTTGTGCCTCCTAGAAAACTAAGCCTTGAGCGTGCGCTTGAGTGGATTGAAGAGGATGAGCTTGTTGAGGTAACTCCTATTAATATCCGTGTACGCAAACGCTATCTTGATCCGACTGTAAGGCGAAGAATGGCAAAATCCAAAGAGTAA